In Nocardia yunnanensis, one DNA window encodes the following:
- a CDS encoding TetR/AcrR family transcriptional regulator produces MTDLVDRMTSHRMSSEATSKRGTRLPREARRAQLLAAASEVFVLRGYHASGMDEISQCAGVSKPVLYQHFSSKLELYLAVLQNYVDALVSSVRQALRSTTDNKQRVRAAVQAYFDFVDHETQGFRLVFESDLTNEPQVQRRVEQATEACVDAVFDLVAHDSGLEPYRARVLAVGLVGASQLSARYWLEADRPITKDDAVDTTVALCWGGLKHVPLHPID; encoded by the coding sequence ATGACTGACCTCGTGGACCGGATGACTTCGCACCGTATGTCATCCGAGGCGACGAGCAAGCGCGGCACCCGCCTGCCTCGCGAGGCGCGCCGGGCGCAGCTACTCGCCGCAGCCAGCGAGGTCTTCGTCCTACGCGGCTATCACGCCTCGGGCATGGATGAGATCTCGCAGTGCGCCGGAGTGAGCAAACCGGTGCTCTACCAGCACTTCTCGAGCAAGCTGGAACTGTATCTGGCGGTCCTGCAGAACTATGTCGACGCCCTGGTGTCGAGCGTGCGCCAGGCGCTGCGCTCCACCACCGACAACAAGCAGCGCGTGCGCGCCGCCGTGCAGGCCTACTTCGACTTCGTCGATCACGAAACCCAGGGTTTCCGACTGGTTTTCGAATCCGATCTGACCAATGAGCCGCAGGTGCAGCGCCGCGTCGAGCAGGCCACCGAGGCGTGTGTGGACGCCGTCTTCGACCTGGTGGCGCACGATTCCGGGCTGGAGCCGTACCGGGCTCGGGTGCTGGCCGTGGGGTTGGTCGGCGCGAGCCAGCTGAGCGCGCGGTACTGGCTCGAGGCGGATCGACCGATCACCAAGGACGACGCGGTCGACACCACCGTGGCGCTGTGCTGGGGCGGCCTGAAGCACGTGCCGCTGCACCCGATCGACTGA
- a CDS encoding DUF3107 domain-containing protein yields the protein MEVKIGISDSPRELVINSSQTPAEVEAAVTGALQGDGGVVSLTDEKGRKFLIQASKVAYVEIGTPSSGRVGFAAV from the coding sequence GTGGAGGTCAAGATCGGCATTTCGGATAGCCCGCGTGAGCTCGTCATCAACAGCTCGCAGACCCCGGCCGAGGTCGAAGCGGCCGTCACCGGCGCGCTGCAGGGCGACGGCGGCGTCGTGTCGCTGACCGACGAGAAGGGACGCAAGTTCCTCATCCAGGCTTCCAAGGTCGCCTACGTCGAGATCGGAACCCCCTCCTCGGGCCGTGTCGGCTTCGCCGCCGTCTGA
- a CDS encoding ferritin-like fold-containing protein, translating to MGANSSTALGAASESSDGRISAEHPGVTDLFAVLAYGEISAFYRLAEEAKLSPSLRGRVAVAKMAGNEMEHFQTLERALADRGVDIFDAMAPFVRALDAYHASTDPSTWLESMVKFYVGDGIAADFYTEIAGALAPEVADVVRDVLAETSHSEFVIEEVRTAVAQNRSERDRLALWGRRLLGEAITQAQYVMAQRDELTELVLTATGDLNGIATLFEHMQNSHAERMRVLGLA from the coding sequence ATGGGAGCTAACTCGTCCACCGCGCTCGGCGCCGCGTCGGAATCCTCAGACGGCCGTATCTCCGCCGAACATCCCGGGGTCACCGACCTGTTCGCGGTTCTCGCCTACGGTGAGATCTCCGCCTTCTACCGGCTCGCCGAAGAGGCCAAGCTGTCGCCGAGCCTGCGCGGCCGGGTGGCGGTCGCCAAGATGGCGGGCAACGAGATGGAGCATTTCCAGACCCTTGAACGAGCCCTCGCCGACCGCGGCGTGGACATCTTCGACGCCATGGCCCCGTTCGTGCGCGCGCTGGACGCCTATCACGCTTCCACCGACCCCTCCACCTGGCTGGAGTCGATGGTGAAGTTCTATGTCGGCGACGGCATCGCCGCCGACTTCTACACCGAGATCGCCGGCGCCCTGGCTCCCGAGGTCGCCGACGTGGTGCGCGATGTGCTGGCCGAGACCAGCCACTCCGAGTTCGTGATCGAGGAGGTGCGCACCGCGGTCGCGCAGAATCGTTCCGAACGCGACCGGCTCGCGCTGTGGGGCCGTCGCCTGCTGGGCGAGGCCATCACCCAGGCGCAATACGTGATGGCCCAGCGCGACGAGCTCACCGAACTGGTGCTCACAGCCACCGGCGACCTGAACGGCATCGCGACCCTGTTCGAGCACATGCAGAACTCGCACGCCGAGCGCATGCGGGTGCTCGGCCTGGCCTGA
- a CDS encoding SGNH/GDSL hydrolase family protein, whose protein sequence is MPIPIQNLIVLGDSLSDIGIKRESPAGMFARAAGMMRTNEIGRYSDGKNWTDFLVEWIGGEPLVRGDLKQTEDATAPHRKLQKESLVLRTDFGDLAPVRYANYAEGGAIAASDWPQRPKSGALGFLKEEIDRYIRHRRDMGAAYSGNTLHSVWIGLNDIVTAKRPEGMDLGARAAAQQQDALEVPNRDTAGTGVAPLVQEINAEVNRIADEFGGANEHFVLVDLPDPLVSVRFQEKVADKGDAAAATEVRMVGKFNELLELLTTHWPGSPAGGARPANITLVHMADWMKRVAENPDTFRLRALPQRHGPVRYLGAPENMPDPGLRRALTTSDLAHPTEAVYELIGRQIVDTLLAKDYRIGTLDAASWPGRRPFPAIPGR, encoded by the coding sequence ATGCCTATCCCCATCCAGAACCTCATCGTCCTCGGCGACAGCCTCTCCGACATCGGCATCAAACGCGAATCCCCCGCCGGCATGTTCGCCCGCGCCGCGGGCATGATGCGCACCAACGAGATCGGCCGCTACAGCGACGGCAAGAACTGGACCGATTTCCTCGTCGAATGGATCGGCGGCGAACCGCTGGTCCGCGGCGACCTGAAGCAGACCGAGGACGCGACCGCGCCCCACCGCAAACTGCAGAAGGAATCCCTGGTGCTCCGAACGGACTTCGGGGATCTCGCGCCGGTGCGCTACGCCAACTACGCCGAAGGCGGGGCGATCGCCGCCTCGGACTGGCCGCAGCGGCCCAAATCCGGTGCGCTCGGCTTCCTGAAGGAGGAAATCGATCGATACATCCGCCACCGCAGGGACATGGGCGCCGCGTATTCCGGCAACACCCTGCACAGCGTGTGGATCGGCCTGAACGACATCGTCACCGCGAAACGACCCGAGGGCATGGACCTCGGCGCGCGGGCCGCCGCGCAGCAGCAGGACGCGCTCGAGGTGCCGAATCGCGACACCGCCGGCACCGGCGTCGCGCCGCTGGTGCAGGAGATCAATGCGGAGGTCAATCGGATCGCCGACGAATTCGGCGGCGCCAACGAACATTTCGTCCTCGTCGACCTGCCCGATCCCCTGGTGTCGGTCCGATTCCAGGAGAAGGTCGCCGACAAGGGCGATGCCGCGGCCGCGACCGAGGTGCGCATGGTCGGCAAGTTCAACGAGCTGCTCGAACTGCTGACCACGCACTGGCCCGGCTCGCCGGCGGGCGGCGCGCGGCCGGCCAACATCACCCTCGTGCACATGGCCGACTGGATGAAACGAGTCGCCGAGAATCCGGACACCTTCCGGCTGCGGGCGCTGCCGCAGCGACACGGCCCGGTCCGCTATCTCGGCGCGCCCGAGAACATGCCCGATCCGGGCCTGCGGCGGGCGCTGACCACCAGCGATCTGGCCCATCCGACGGAGGCGGTGTACGAGCTCATCGGCCGCCAGATCGTGGACACGCTGCTGGCCAAGGACTACCGCATCGGCACGCTCGACGCGGCGTCCTGGCCCGGAAGACGGCCCTTCCCAGCCATTCCCGGCCGCTGA
- a CDS encoding alpha/beta fold hydrolase, whose product MSLADTVTIAARNAWSLTFGEGIAAPEPTPSTLLSDAPHRALRRYDGAGPDDPAVLLVPPLAAPAFCFDLRPDQSVARFVLESGRAPYLVDYGEIGFEDRRMGFEIWIDDILPEAIRQVSADRGGRPVDLVGWSIGGVLALLTAAADQTLPIRSITAVGAPLSYDHMIGARELRALARLDGGRTTTAAIRALGGVSARLTRIAYRATAWDRELKRPLFIASNLADTATLARMETIDRFQNAMPGYPGRFYNQLWGRFILANDIGKGVVHLGEQRIALAAITQPVLLVGGPDDVITAAAAVEHGTKTLTGAREVRYETAPGSHLGILTARDTTWMYLDKFLRDQA is encoded by the coding sequence GTGAGCTTGGCAGACACCGTGACCATCGCCGCGCGCAACGCCTGGTCCCTGACCTTCGGCGAGGGTATCGCGGCCCCCGAACCGACCCCGTCGACGCTGCTGTCGGACGCGCCGCACCGCGCCCTGCGCCGCTACGACGGCGCCGGTCCCGACGATCCGGCCGTGCTGCTGGTGCCGCCGCTGGCCGCCCCCGCCTTCTGCTTCGACCTGCGCCCCGATCAGAGCGTGGCCCGCTTCGTGCTGGAGTCCGGCCGCGCGCCCTACCTGGTCGATTACGGCGAGATCGGTTTCGAGGACCGCCGCATGGGGTTCGAGATCTGGATCGACGACATCCTGCCGGAGGCGATCCGCCAGGTGTCGGCCGATCGCGGCGGCCGCCCGGTCGACCTGGTGGGCTGGTCCATCGGCGGCGTGCTGGCGCTGCTCACCGCGGCGGCCGATCAGACGCTGCCGATCCGGTCGATCACTGCGGTCGGCGCGCCGCTGAGCTACGACCACATGATCGGCGCGCGGGAACTGCGCGCGCTGGCCCGCCTCGACGGGGGCCGCACCACGACCGCCGCCATCCGCGCCCTCGGCGGTGTCTCCGCGCGGCTGACCCGCATCGCCTACCGGGCCACCGCGTGGGATCGAGAACTCAAGCGGCCCTTGTTCATTGCCAGCAATCTCGCCGACACCGCGACCCTGGCCCGGATGGAGACCATCGACCGGTTCCAGAACGCCATGCCCGGCTACCCCGGCCGCTTCTACAACCAGCTGTGGGGCCGGTTCATCCTGGCCAACGACATCGGCAAGGGTGTCGTGCACCTGGGCGAGCAGCGGATCGCGCTGGCCGCGATCACCCAGCCGGTGCTGCTGGTCGGCGGCCCCGACGACGTGATCACCGCCGCCGCGGCCGTGGAGCACGGGACCAAGACCCTGACGGGTGCGCGGGAGGTGCGCTACGAGACCGCGCCCGGCTCGCACCTGGGCATCCTCACCGCCCGCGACACCACCTGGATGTACCTGGACAAGTTCCTGCGCGACCAGGCCTGA